From a single Apostichopus japonicus isolate 1M-3 chromosome 12, ASM3797524v1, whole genome shotgun sequence genomic region:
- the LOC139977203 gene encoding uncharacterized protein, whose protein sequence is MLAILCMLFCHHYLMDVNICLRMCTHYSHNPAGQERRYPFSYLMSAIFDDETAVEQVQHKGGIKEKTEKTTMQLLREVFGKGPIYCWLLPCRTTRYPLLTPPGYNV, encoded by the exons ATGTTAG CTATTCTTTGTATGCTCTTTTGCCATCATTACCTGATGGACGTTAACATCTGCCTTAGAATGTGTACACATTACAGCCATAATCCAGCAGGCCAAGAAAGAAGATATCCATTCAGTTATCTG ATGTCGGCCATCTTTGATGATGAGACAGCAGTAGAGCAGGTGCAGCATAAAGGTGGtatcaaagaaaaaacagaaaaaacaacGATGCAACTACTGAGAGAAGTCTTTGGTAAAG GTCCTATTTACTGTTGGTTGTTACCTTGCCGTACCACCAGATACCCTTTACTGACACCACCTGGATATAATGTATGA